In Synechococcales cyanobacterium T60_A2020_003, one genomic interval encodes:
- a CDS encoding insulinase family protein, with the protein MQRSEHRQRGLQHLRHRVLRYGFLTLLAIGVVILGLGRSPAMAEIPRHYTELEFPPLQPVEIPEYTRYELDNGLQVYLIEDHELPLVSGTALVRTGSRWEPADKVGLADITGEVMRSGGTVSHPADELNQMLEQRAAMVENSIDATSGSANFNVLTEDLPDVFSIFAEVLRQPAFPQDKIDLAINQRKGGIARRNDSPDDIVGREFQKLIYGADSPYARTIEYSTLAAISRDDVVKFHQQYYYPNNMILGIVGDFEPDAMRSLIEDAFGDWQPAPPEQLAQALPEVEQANRGTFVVNQPQLSQSYIQIGHLGGQLDSPDYAPLTVLNEVMNGFGGRLMSEVRSRQGLAYVVYAFWSARYDYPGLFIGGGQTQSPTTVPFIQSMLAELEKVRTTPISEDELQRAKDSVLNAFVFNFSAPGQTLQRLMRYEYYDYPDDFIFQYQQAVADTTIDDIQRVAQTHLKPEDLVTLVVGNEADITPSLSTLSPDTDVTQIDISIPAPPV; encoded by the coding sequence ATGCAACGCTCAGAGCATCGGCAGCGAGGGCTGCAGCATCTTAGACATCGGGTTTTGCGGTACGGATTCCTAACGCTGCTGGCAATTGGTGTCGTGATTTTGGGGCTGGGGCGATCGCCTGCGATGGCTGAAATCCCGCGCCACTACACCGAACTAGAGTTTCCGCCGCTGCAACCTGTGGAAATTCCCGAATACACTCGCTATGAGCTAGATAACGGGCTTCAGGTTTATCTCATTGAGGATCATGAACTGCCGTTGGTGTCGGGGACGGCTCTCGTACGAACGGGAAGCCGCTGGGAACCTGCGGATAAGGTTGGGCTGGCGGACATTACGGGGGAAGTGATGCGAAGTGGCGGCACGGTTTCGCACCCCGCCGATGAGCTAAACCAAATGCTGGAGCAGCGAGCCGCAATGGTAGAAAACAGCATTGACGCTACCTCCGGCAGCGCAAACTTTAACGTGCTCACCGAAGATTTGCCGGATGTCTTCTCCATATTTGCCGAAGTGCTGCGTCAGCCTGCCTTTCCCCAAGACAAGATTGACCTCGCGATTAACCAGCGCAAAGGCGGAATCGCCCGCCGGAACGACAGTCCGGATGACATTGTTGGGCGAGAATTTCAGAAGCTGATCTATGGGGCTGATAGTCCCTATGCCCGCACTATTGAATACTCGACGCTGGCGGCCATCTCGCGGGATGACGTGGTCAAGTTTCACCAGCAGTACTACTATCCCAACAACATGATTTTGGGGATTGTCGGGGATTTTGAGCCGGACGCGATGCGATCGCTCATTGAGGATGCCTTTGGCGATTGGCAACCTGCCCCCCCTGAGCAGCTTGCGCAAGCGTTACCTGAGGTCGAACAGGCCAATCGCGGCACCTTTGTGGTGAATCAGCCCCAACTCAGCCAAAGCTATATCCAAATTGGGCATCTGGGTGGACAGTTGGATAGCCCAGATTACGCACCGTTGACCGTGCTCAACGAAGTTATGAATGGCTTCGGAGGACGGCTGATGAGCGAGGTGCGATCGCGCCAAGGTTTAGCCTATGTGGTCTATGCGTTTTGGTCGGCGCGGTATGACTATCCCGGACTCTTCATTGGCGGTGGACAAACTCAGTCCCCAACGACCGTTCCCTTTATTCAATCCATGCTGGCGGAACTGGAAAAAGTGCGAACAACGCCGATATCGGAAGATGAACTGCAACGGGCAAAAGATTCGGTGCTGAATGCGTTTGTGTTCAACTTTTCCGCACCGGGGCAAACGCTGCAACGGCTGATGCGGTATGAGTACTACGACTATCCAGACGATTTTATCTTCCAGTATCAGCAGGCGGTGGCGGACACCACCATTGACGATATTCAGCGGGTTGCCCAAACCCATCTGAAGCCGGAAGATTTAGTCACGTTGGTGGTGGGTAATGAGGCGGATATTACGCCATCCCTCAGCACCCTATCGCCAGATACGGACGTAACTCAGATCGATATCTCGATTCCAGCACCGCCCGTGTAG